The Microbacterium sp. LKL04 sequence GCCCGCGGGCTCGTTCCGTCACGATGACCACCGGTTCGAGTGGACGCGCACGGAGTTCCAGGAGTGGGCCGAGGGGGTCGCCGCTCGGCGCGGGTACGCGGTCTCGTTCCGTCCGGTCGGCGATCTGGATGCCGACCGCGGCGCCCCCACGCAGCTCGCCCTGTTCCGCAAGGAGGCCGCCGCATGACCGTCCTCGACATCCCCGCCCTCTCGCTCGTCGTCCTCGTCGGGGCATCCGGATCGGGCAAGTCGACCTTCGCGCGGGAGCACTTCGGCCCGTACGAGACGCTCTCGAGCGACGCCTTCCGCGGCCTCGTCGGCAACGACGAGTCGGACCAGTCCGTGACCGCCGCCGCCTTCGACGCGCTGCAGTACGTCGCCGGCAAGCGTCTCGACGCAGGCCTGCTCACCGTCGTCGACGCGACGAGCGTGCAGCCCGAGGCGAGGCGCAAGCTCGTCGAGCTCGCGAAGGCCCACGACGTGCTCCCCGTCGCGATCGTCTTCGACGTGCCCGAGGCGGTCTCGGTCGAACGCAACGCCGCGCGCACCGACCGTCACATCTCGGCGGGTGTCGTGAAGCGGCAGAACGATCAGCTGCGCCGCGGACTCCGCCACCTCGGGCGCGAGGGATTCCGCAAGGTGCACGTGCTCCGCAGCCCCGAGGACGTCGCCGACGCCACGATCGAACGCACCCGCCTCCTCAACGACCGCACCGATGAACGCGGTCCATTCGATGTCATCGGCGACGTGCACGGATGCCGCAGCGAGCTCGAGACCCTGCTCCGCGAGCTCGGCTACGAGCTCGTGCGAGACGAGCAGGGCCGGGCGGTCGACGCGCGGCATCCCGAAGAGCGTCGCGTCGTGTTCGTCGGCGACCTCGTCGACCGCGGGCCCGACGTCGTCGGCGTGCTGCGCCTCGCGATGGGGATGGTCGCCTCGGGGAGCGCCCTCGCCGTCCCGGGGAACCACGAGGCCAAGCTCGTCCGCGCGCTCCGCGGCGCGAACGTGACCATCTCGCATGGACTCGAGGAGACGCTCGCGCAGTTGGCGGGCGAGAGCGCGGAGTTCCGCGAGCAGGTCGAGGCGTTCTGCTACGACCTCGTGTCGCACCTGATCCTCGACGAGGGGCGGCTCGTCGTGGCGCACGCCGGGCTCAAGGAGCAGTACCACGGTCGCGCGTCCGGACGTGTGCGCGCCTTCGCCCTGTACGGCGAGACGACCGGCGAGACCGACGAGTACGGGCTGCCCGTGCGCCACCCGTGGGCGCAGGACTACCGCGGCAAGGCGGTCGTCCTCTACGGGCACACGCCGGTGCCGACGGTCGAGTGGGTGAACAACACCGCGTGCCTCGACACCGGGTGCGTCTTCGGCGGGGCGCTGTCGGCGATGCGCTACCCCGAGCGCGAGGTCGTCTCGGTGCCGGCCGAGCAGGTCTGGTACGAGCCGATCCGTCCGCTCGCTCCCGCCGCGCCCGTGCGCGCCCCCGGTGTACTCGACCTCGCCGACGTGCAGGGCAAGCTCATCGTCCAGACGAGCCTGCACGGCCGTGTCGGCATCCAGGAGGAGCAGTCCGCCGGCGGTCTCGAGACGATCAGCCGGTGGGCGACCGACCCCCGTTGGCTCATCCACCTGCCGCCGACGATGTCGCCGCCGAACACATCGGCGCGGGAGGGCTACCTCGAGCACCCCGACGAGGCCTTCGCGACGTACCGCGCGAACGGCGTCACCGACCTGATCGCCGAGGAGAAGCACATGGGCTCGCGCGCCCTCGTGCTCGTCGCCCGCGATCCGGCCCGGTTCTCGGCACCCGAGGGATGGCGCGGCGCGATCCACACGCGGACGGGTCGCCCCTTCTTCGCGCCCGACGTCGAGGCCGACATGCTCGCGCGTCTTGACGCGGCGATCGAGCGCGCCGGTCTGTGGGACGAGCTCGGCTCGTCGTGGGTCCTCCTCGACGCCGAGATTCTGCCCTGGTCGCTCAAGGCCGGCGACCTCATCCGGGACCTCTACGCCTCGGTGGCCGCTGCGGCTGAGACGGCCACGGATGCCGCCGGTGCGGTGCTCGCCCGGGCCGCGGCATCCGGGATCGACGTCAGCGCCCTCGCCTCACGGAACCGGGCACGCGCCGAGGGTGCGCGCGGGTTC is a genomic window containing:
- a CDS encoding polynucleotide kinase-phosphatase — translated: MTVLDIPALSLVVLVGASGSGKSTFAREHFGPYETLSSDAFRGLVGNDESDQSVTAAAFDALQYVAGKRLDAGLLTVVDATSVQPEARRKLVELAKAHDVLPVAIVFDVPEAVSVERNAARTDRHISAGVVKRQNDQLRRGLRHLGREGFRKVHVLRSPEDVADATIERTRLLNDRTDERGPFDVIGDVHGCRSELETLLRELGYELVRDEQGRAVDARHPEERRVVFVGDLVDRGPDVVGVLRLAMGMVASGSALAVPGNHEAKLVRALRGANVTISHGLEETLAQLAGESAEFREQVEAFCYDLVSHLILDEGRLVVAHAGLKEQYHGRASGRVRAFALYGETTGETDEYGLPVRHPWAQDYRGKAVVLYGHTPVPTVEWVNNTACLDTGCVFGGALSAMRYPEREVVSVPAEQVWYEPIRPLAPAAPVRAPGVLDLADVQGKLIVQTSLHGRVGIQEEQSAGGLETISRWATDPRWLIHLPPTMSPPNTSAREGYLEHPDEAFATYRANGVTDLIAEEKHMGSRALVLVARDPARFSAPEGWRGAIHTRTGRPFFAPDVEADMLARLDAAIERAGLWDELGSSWVLLDAEILPWSLKAGDLIRDLYASVAAAAETATDAAGAVLARAAASGIDVSALASRNRARAEGARGFRAAYRRYVGDGSDARIAPFQVLAAGEATFETRDHGWHLGIADRLVEVAPDLVAPTRRRRIDLGDEASVTAAVDWWEELTGAGGEGMVVKPFANLTRTEKGLVQPGIKVRGREYLRIIYGPDYTEPANLSRLRDRNVGHKRSLAAREYALGIESLHRFTAGEPLWRVHEAVFGVLALESDPIDPRL